The nucleotide sequence ccaccagtcacgcctctggcgAGGACGTGGTGGGGGCTATCTTCAACCgctccaagggcaaggccaaggagGATGAGGGGGCCAGTGAAGGTACCTCCGACCCctctagcaagaagaagaagaacaagtggcgacacgagggctcgctcatggccgctgtcGAGCGAAAGGGCAAGAAGGCACCCACTGAGGGCACCCTcgaccacttcgagaaaatgctcaagGGGCAGTGCCCGAACCACGGCTACTCCATCAAGCACGCCCTCAAAGACTGCGGTCTCATGAGGAAGTTCTTGGTGAGGGGCTACAAGAAGGGAGAGCCGAAGAAGCCCGACCCCAGCGGTGACGACGCCGAGGGCAAAGACACGGTCTACCCAACCAAGACTACGTGTCTCTTGATCTTCGGTGGATCTAACTCCTATGCCTCAAGACGCTAGCAGAAGCTCAAGCGCCGTGAGGTCTACAACATCGAGCTGGCCATGCCCACCTTCCTCAAGTGGTTCGGCTCACCCATCATGTTTGACCGGACTGACCATCCAGAACATGTGTCGTGTCCAGACCAGTACCCACTGGTGGTCGACCCCATCGTCGACACAAAGCGGCTCTCCAAGGTGCTGATGAATGGAGGTAGTGGCCTTAATATCATCTACGcggacaccctcgatgccatgggcatcggcCATTCACGCATCCGGCCGAATGGGGCACCCTTCCACAACATCATGCCtggaaagtaggccatgccactcgggtagatcgacctaccTATCACTTTTGGGACTCCTTCCACCTTCAagacggagaccctcacctttgaggtggtcagattccacggaacctaccacaccatGTTAGGGCacccatgctatgtgaagttcatggcggTACCCAACTACatgtacctcaagctaaagatgccagggctAAAGGGCATCATCACCGTTGGCACTTCCGttcagcgcgcttacgagtgcgaggtggAATGCTGTGAGTTCGCCTCAGTGGTCATTGCCTCTGAGGAGCTTCCGACCATCCACCAAGTGGATGACGAGGAGGTGCCTGACGTGAATAAAGCCTCTAGATTGTTCCAACTGACCGAGGACACCAAGGAAATCCTTCTCGACCCTAGCGGCTCGGAGGGGAAGACGGTGCGCATCGGCGCCACCCTCACCCtaaaataggaaagcgcactcgttgacttcctccgcaTGAACAGAGATGTCTtcacgtggaaaccctcagacatgctaggcataccaagggaagtcATCGAGCACGCCCTGtggatcaggccaggctccaagctggtgaagcaacgACTGCGccacttcgacgaggagaagcgcagggccatcggcgaggaggtgatgaaacttttggtggccgggttcatcaaggaagtgtaccaccctgagtggttggCCAACCCTATTCTTGTAGGAAAAAAGaaagggaaatggaggatgtgtgttgactacacgagtcTTAACAATGCGTGTCctaaggatctgtttcctttaccacgcatagatcaAGTAGTCAACTCAATGTAAGGGTGTGAAACCCTATGCTTTCTTGACACGTATTCCAGCTACCACCAGATTGCGATGAAGGAGTTTGACCAGCTCGTGACCtccttcatcactccattcggatTGTATTGCTATGCTTCCATGCCATTTGGTCTAAAAAACACTAGGGCTACATACCAGtgatgtatgctcaagtgtttcggtgactttatcgggcgaaccattgaggcctacatggacgacaTCATAGTCAGGTCCAAATGTATCGAAAACCTCATAGATAACCTCGAGCTAACCTTCAAAAGGCTCAGAaagaatggcatcaaactcaaccccgagaaatgCATTTTCGGGGTTCTGAGGGGTATGTTGCTCGGGTTCATCGTCTCctagcgtggcatcgaggccaacccagcaAAAATTacggccattaccaaaatgggcccgattcagaacctCAAAGGGGTACAAAGGGTCGCAGGATGCCTAGCGGCGCTAAGccacttcatctcacgcctcgacgAACAAGGGCTGCCCCTATACAGGTTACTGAAAAAGTCCAACCGCTTTGAGTGGACCCTCGACGCTCAGGAAGCGCTTGACAAGCtcaaggctgtaacaccctaggtgtttgtcaccagttaagcaatgggtttgagctcaaacatggcttgttaagtggtgatgaaggtgtcaagatcaaatctacaagagtgagctccaacttaaacttgggcaacacacctttgcttgtatattggccattttcagatatatacctaagtaatgttgaaggtgcttctttcatgtgcctcacatcaatttccacccacatggatgattggaaaagtttcatgaagttcggaatcaagaagtcgcatgaaatgatgagttacattcttgcttgaattgcgctagtaagtgaagggaattataggtcatcaaccaaaccttgcaaccttgcccaaatgactctaattgaactctacaacaaaagtcatgaaaggttcgtgTTGGGCGgagatcaagaaaatgcatcaatcaGTCTAAAACTTAGATTTAAGTTTTAccgcgatgctactttgacctatgttgaccaattgcTTACGGTGCTTGCATGGActtacaccttaaataaaagttgaagtttgagtggagtagaacaaactttgtttttggaacaagagccagatcaacttggaactaagtcaaaccgaGGTTCAAACTTTGAATCCGCTGCTGTTTTTGGACTTCGCAAATTTGGCTAAGTGTTGGAGCTGATTTCAATTTCAATGTACCCATATTTGgcgaattttagtttgcaaaccattttgaatttgggCAAACTCTTTTAAGCAATGTTGTAGTACTCTTATAGCTCTATCACACGGTGTGATTGGCTTAGCTTTTCATTGCTTGTTTTGGGAATTAGAATAGGGAGGGAGATTGAGGTTTTAGCGTATTTTCGCAGTGGTATTGTTAGCTTCGTAGTTGATTTCAAGCTAGAGCTCGTCATGCCGACAGTGCGCAAGGGCTCAACGCCACGTGGCTCCCTCGGCTCGCCTCGCTTGACACCTCGCCTGCCCTCGCACCTGTATGCGTGCCACCTCGCCCCCATGTCCGAGTAAACGGAAGCTGAGCGCTGCTCCCTCAGTCTCTTTCTCTTGCTCTGTCTCTCATGCTCTCACTCGCCATGGCCGAGACAGAGCAAAGCCCCCTGCTGCGCCACTGCTCGCCCCAAGCCAAGCTCCGTCGTCGCCTCCTCCCTCATCCCACGCCACTTTGCCGACCACGCCGCTGCCCTCGCCGTGCCGCTGCTACGCATGCTGCCCTACATCCATGGCCGCCCGTGCCAGCTTTCGCGGCCACCGCTAGCTTTTGTGCCTCCACGCCTCCTTGGGCCGCATGGCAGCCACCACCACCTTCGCTGCACCGTGCTGCACGCGGAGCGACCCCACTCTGGCCTTGCTTCACCGCTGGGACGACCTGTCGCCGTGCCACTCCACCGCCGCCAAGAAGCCTCCTCTGGCCGGCACCATGAGCCTCCGATGGCCTCCTCTGCTTTGATTCACGTGGAGGGCTTCGCGCAACAATTAGGAGAAAGGGAGGGTCCTATCTGCAATGTtatagactcatatgaatagtgccttttggacatatttgttttaaatcggctgaaagtttggaaaatcataagaaattcgtaaaatagcaaatgaggactttttggaatccttgtggaattgtctatgcagtagatctataatatttcttgttttagtttaaagttttagttgtgaaaatagatttgtgcagtaaggttgtaatgctagttgaatttgttattttccataactgcagatctagggctccaaatgaagtgaaatttttgtggcatgctacgcatgtgatagttgatgtgtggtaaaaatttcatgagtattggatgaagtatgagtgagttattggtttatctcgctctcacatgatttcttgaaatagcaaattgtgtttttcgtagaggcagctatacttatgcaaatagTATGAagtttgtacagtagactattgcgaggatatgtgagctactgtaatttttgtagaatttattgtgcattttttgtatatgttcataaatacaccttgatgtctaaataaattaagaaatgctttaggaaaatttatttagaggtaagcatcatgctttctggtgttctttagtcatgtgtgaaatgttggtaaagttggttttgcccaattatgtgtttgcaacataagttaataattattttcttgccgatgtggcttatggatagatctgggaacttagcaaagttcttcatgataatgtgctttgttgtgaaacttgtttatacaaaagttgtagataattcatgtatctagcttatgTTAAAATTtgatgtcatttggccaagtagtttgtgagttatgtctgtttaaagttaggtttcagaaatggctgctctctgtcaattgtggaccagtttctataaatgggtataattgacttagttaacttgagaatcatgccaatatgattaaagatgaattgtataaaatttcataagcttttcataatgtcttgttgcatggctattggatttgtataactctagttatgatccaaacatgaagctattgtttccagtccagaaatagacatatgctagttgtggttgtttactccatgtgttgctaagtgtggcttatgcccttgttgatggtcaagttatgatacttttgaccttgttaaacttgtgtcatgcttgatgtgcttgctctctatagttagttgtgtgatgttagttaaatagctattggtgtctatgtcttgcataatcttgtgtgtgtcttgaatgtttatgtgatgcctcttgtattaccattcttcatattcatgcacttgcatcttacatctcatctaggtgcgctagatgaaccatgtgaaggacatgatgttggagccgaacccgaggaCGGTGAATGGTGGACCTatctcgaagatggaaggactggacaagtgctaggacgggagatgctcacttagcgagtgtcgtctaactaacactgactcagtgtgggatcccaggcaagccctggagcattctaagtctcctactttataaaagcaattctttctatatatgagtttatatattgttgcattaagttgtaggagttgattgaaactgttgatgcatttattactatccttgcctaccttattacctttttaccctattaggtcaggatcaaataactgcttagccttgcttagaccggtagcgatcgatgatttctggtcacctacatttataggtggttactagaagaatttagctatggaaagaatgatatcctggaattaaccatgtgtgatggataattggagaccggacggaaaaagttggaggcaaccagacagggttctggggtgctgttagttttccgtctgtgtcgattaaggaccgattgttgctcgtccctcttgtcatgttgaacacatgcctcacatttagctggccgaataaagtacctttcgaccgtgaagctagtgacactattcgagccgggataaactcggattggtagactggtgctgaagggggtatgacggggacacgaagagtgagcccaaggtgcgtcctggctgtcaggtggtccctgggtagtgcggtccctgattgttatcccgtggctacttggaaagtgtcattggtcaattttcaaaaacaaaaaataaactaGATCACACACTTACTATAGAAAATTTACTATCaagacaaatttttattttgtttttagttatgcatcttttttagatactaataaggcaATTATATAAAGtgatattaaaaaaaataaacaaaaggaaagaaatacttatctagatacacgggggatgcccttcccccaagctagatgttgaCATAGTCGTTTGATCTTGCGGTGTGATGGGAGCCAGACTGCCAGCGGAGATGTACTTCCTTCCATGGAACATTGATGCTCATGATGACTGTTCAGGCTATGCTCCAACAGTAGATGAAAACGTCTACCAGCATGTCAGCTCTCACTAATCTTCCAAATCCTGTAATGCCCAAATAGACAACAAAACTCGTGGAACGGATTAAGAGTTAGGTGTTCGAGCATTAGTTGTCTAGAGCTTTTTGAGATTGATGATGATTTTTCTTCAATGGGATCTCTATCTCATCATCATTTTTTTATTGTGAAAAATTGTTGAGTTCTAATGTAAGAATTCTATGAACTCAATTACATCAAGTTCCTCAACCATGTTGATTTGTGGCTCAAAATAGATTTTCAAACGTTGTCCATTTACCTTAAAAGTGTTACCTGAATCATCTTGGATGGTGATGGCCCCATGAGTTGAAGTGTCGACGACCTTGAAAGGTCCATCCCACTTACTTCGCAGTTTACCATGTCCAAAGAGCTTTACTCTTGAATTGAATAGTAGAACCTTGTCTCCAGGCTGAAGTCCTTGTGCTTGATTctcttatcatgccatctctttgttctctcTTTGCAAATCTTGGAGTTGTGATAAGCCTTTTCTCTCCATTCTTCAAGCTCAGATAGTTACATTTGACGATTCTTGCCAGCTAAGTGGAGATCCATGTTCCATTTCTTGATTGCCCAATGAGCCTTGAACTCCAATTCAACAGGCAAATGACATGTTTTTCCATATACAAGTTGATAAGGTGACATGCCAATGGGTGTTTTGTATGCAGTTCGGTATGCCCAAAGTGCATCAGAGAGTTTGTCCTTCCATCCCTTACCCATTTCATCGACGGTCTTTTgtagaatattcttgatttgcttgtttgatgtttctgcttgacTGCTAGTCTAGGGATGGTATGGCGTTGCGATGTTGTGACAAACTCCATGCTCCGCTACGTACTTCCGGAAGACTTTATCTATGAAGTGGGATCCTCCATCGCTGATGACCATTCGGGGTACACCAAAGCAAGGAAATATGACTTCGTGGAACATTCGCTTGGCATGTTTTGAATTGGCAGTTCGACATGGTATTGCTTCTACCCATTTGGATACATAGTCCACGGCCACCAAAATGTACTCACAGTTCTTGGACTTGGGGAACGGGCCCATGAAATCAATCCCCCACACACATCAAAGAGTTCTACTTGGAGATTGTTCATGAGAGCCATTGCATCTCGTGAGTTGATGTTCCCTTGTTTTTGGCATCGGTGGCCTCCTGACAAACTCCTTTGTATCTTCATACATCGTTGGCCAGAAAAAGCCACTTTGCCAGATCTTGGCGTGTGTCCAGAATgctccataatgtcctccatacggTGAGGCATGACATCTCTCCATA is from Miscanthus floridulus cultivar M001 chromosome 7, ASM1932011v1, whole genome shotgun sequence and encodes:
- the LOC136464988 gene encoding uncharacterized protein; its protein translation is MAVPNYMYLKLKMPGLKGIITVGTSVQRAYECEVECCEFASVVIASEELPTIHQVDDEEVPDVNKASRLFQLTEDTKEILLDPSGSEGKTVRIGATLTLK